The DNA region AGGAGGAGATGGCTCCCCTGGCTGATCTGGCCGTCGTGACGTCTGGCATCACGAAGGGTCGCCGGACGGCGGAGCCAACATTCCCGACGCCGTACCTCGCGGTCTCGAATGTTCAAGCAGGTCATCTGAAGATGGACGTCGTGAAGGAAATCGAGGCAACCACCGCTGAGATCGATCGGTACGCCCTGAAGGATGGGGATCTCGTGCTCACGGAGGGCGGCGACCCGGACAAACTGGGTCGCGGCACGGTTTGGCGTAGCGAGTTGCCACTCTGCCTTCACCAGAACCACGTCTTTCGGGTCCGCAGCCGTTCGGTGGAGCCGGACTATCTCGCGGCGTTCATGGCCAGCCGGTCAGCTCGGTCGTACTTCCTTCGAGCGGCAAAGCAAACCACGGGGATTGCGTCGATCAATATGACGCAACTCAAGGCTCTTCCAGTCCTGGTGCCGTCGGGGTCGGATCAGTCGGCCTTCGTAGAGCGGATGAAGGGAGTAGAAAGTCAACGAGTCGCCATGAAGCGGGCCATCGCGGCTAACGATGAACTCTTCGCCTCGCTCCAGGCCAGGGCTTTCAACGGGAGCCTCTGACCGTGACTGATGTGAATCCGACCGAACTCGGCATCCCGCAGTGGTGGCAGTTCATGTACCCCCTGCTCCAAGTCACTTCCGACGGCAGTGACTGGGCGCGCCGGGACCTGTACCCGGCTGTCGTCGAGCGAGCTGGCGTGCCGGATGACCTGCGCAAGCTCCAGCACAAGTCGGGCAAATACATCGCCGAGCATCGTGCGAGCTGGGCGAAGTCGGGTCTTGTGCGTGCTCGTCTGTTGCTGGCCGTCAGGCGCGGCCTGTTCCGAATCACCGACGCCGGGCGCGAGTTTCTCTCTGCACACCCCGACGGCTTCACGCTGGCCGATGTGAAGGCGTTGCCGGCCTGGGCCGAGTACGAACCTGAGCGACGACAGTCGAGTCAGTCCGCTGATGCTCCTGGTGGGGAGAGAAGCAGTGCGGAGCGTGCCCCCGACGAGCTGCTCGACCCGGTCGAGCAAATCGAGGACGGAATCGCCCGGATCGAGGCCGAGGTCGCAGCCGAGCTGCTCATGCGTCTGCACGCCAACGCGCCCGCCTTCTTCGAACAGGCGGTCCTGGACCTGATCGTGGCGATGGGTTACGGCGGCGCCGACGGCACCGCGACGCGTACCCAGCTCTCCAATGACAACGGGATTGACGGCATCGTCGACCAGGATGCCCTGGGCCTGAGCCGCGTCTACATCCAGGCCAAACGCTACGCGCTCGATGCGAGCGTCGGCCGTCCCGATATCCAGGGCTTCGTCGGCGCCCTCCACGGCGCCCAGGCCAACCAGGGCGTCTTCATCACGACGGGCCGCTTCAGCACGGGCGCGAAGGTGTACGCCGACTCAGTCGCCACCCGTGTCGTCCTCATTGACGGCGCCCGTCTCGCCCGGCTGATGATCCGCTACGGCGTCGGTGTCCAGGTCAAGCGCACCGTCCACATTGTCGAGATCGACGAGGACTTCTTCGAGTAGGCGTCCGCTACCAGCGACCAGACGCAAGGTTGGGCCATCTGCGGCGGAGCTCGGCCGCGAAATCGCTCAACTGGAGCTTCTCCAACGACGCGATGAGCCGGAGCGGAGTGAGGTGCGGCCGGGCTGACTCCGCGGACTGGCGCCAGAGGGCATGAACGACCTCCTCTGGATACAGGTCGAGCTGGTCCACGAGGAACGCGTCTGGATGTACCGCCTCGAGTTGGTGCTTCTCCATCGCTGGCTTGGGGAAGTCTTTGAGGTTGTAGGTCACCACGATCTGACAGTCGGATGCGATCGCAGCTGCCATGACGTGCCGGTCCTTCTCGTCGCACTCCATCCCGGAGACAAGATCTTCGTAGCCCGTGACCATCGCGTCGGGGAAGGCCCGGTTCATCGCGTTGACGCGGGACTCGGCCAGACTCTTTGACACCGACGGCACCTTGACCAGGTTTCTCTCCAACTCAGTCATGACATCCGCGGACCAGTGTGGGCGGAAGACCGACTGCTCAGCGATTCGGAGCAGCGTGTCAGTGAGCACGATGGGGTAGAGGACGCAGGTGTCCAGGAAGGCCGGGAAGTGCATGTCACCTCATCGGCGGAGGAGGTGCGTCGAGAACGTCGTAGAGCCCCGCCTCGTCGGCTTCCTTGGCCATCTCGTCCAACGTCGACGCACGGGTTTGCCGCACGCGTTCTGCGTACTCGATGAGATCCACCAGGCGCACGTAGCGATGCCGGTTGGGCCGGCTCATCGGGATCTCGCCGGCGTCGAGGAGACGAACCAAGGTAGGCCGCGAGACGCCCAGGTAGTCGGCAGCCTCCTGAGTCGTCAGTGATGCGTTGAGCGGCGCGACGTTGACCCCCATCCCCGCCTGAAGTGCCTGGGCGACCTGGAGTAGGACGTCATGGAGCTCTTGCGGAAGCGGAACCTCGGTGCCGTCTTCGGCAACCAGGCAAGGACCTGCGTGCGTCGGTCGAGCGAGTGCCTCGGCGAACGCACGATAGACCGCCTCGTCGGCATCGACCGCGAGGTAGGTCCGTGCATCTGTGCTTGCTGCTGAGCGTGCCATCGCGAGCTCCTCTCGAAATGCCCCGCTGTCTGGATCTCCTGTAAACGAACAAATCGAAAATCAGGATACGCGTTCATCATGACAGATGTGTCGCGAACTTCAATGATCGGAGTCGGTCGACCTGATCGTGTCGATCTGCTACGGCGTCGATGTTCAGGTCGACGGTCAGGCTGAGGCCCCGCGACCAGCCTCAGTGAGCCGCTGGCTCAGCCAATCGGGGACGTTGTCGGCTTCACGCGGAAGGTCGCGAATGTTGATGGCGTAGTTGAACACGCGGACGGGCATGCTCCAGCGGGGCTCGTCGTAGTTGAACGTTGCGCGCGTCGGCCTGGCCGTCGCCGAGGTCGGTGATGGTCCACCGGGCTGACATCCTGGTGCCGGCACCGGGTGTGTACATGACCGTGTGGAGTTCGTTGAGGAGGTCATCGACCTCGAAGGGGACGCCTTCGGGTTCGTCGATGGTGCCGTCGGGTGGCGGTCGGGCCGGGCCAACCGTTCTCCGGTACCGCCAATTGGCGAAGGACAGACCTGCGGATCCCATTTACCCCGCAGCTGTCGGTGGACTCGGGCAGTATGAAGGGACGACCTGCCCCGGGAGCTGAATGAGCAACTTCGCCTTCATCAAGGCCGAATGGCCGGCGATCCATGCTGACTGCGCGCTCGCGGAGTCCTATCTCGCAGATGACCCCAGGTCTGCTTGCTTCTACGGTCGCAGGGCCGCAGAGGTGCTGGTGGCGCACCTCTATGACGTCTTGGCGTTGCCGCGACCTTATCGCGACGACCTGTCGGCGCGAATCAACGACGCTGGCTTCAAGGCGGTGGCCGGTGTCGGAATCGCGCAGAAGCTCAACCTGATCCGCAAGGTCGGCAACACCGCTGTGCACGGCGCCAAGCCAATCGCCCGGCGCGATGCGGAGGGTGTGCTTCGCGAGCTTTTCCACGTCGTGGTGTGGGCGGCGTTCAACTACTCGACGAGCCCGTCAGCGGTGCCGACGAGGTCGCAGTTCGATCCGAAGCTGGCGACCAAGGCGAATCCTCTTTCGCATGCCGAAGTCGTGAAGCTTGCCGCGAAGTTCAAAGCGCAGGACGAAGACCTTGCGAAAGCGCTGGCCGAGAAGGACGAGCTTGCCGCTGCCAAGGACGCCGAGCTCGCGGAACTGCGGAAGCGTTTGGCCGAAGCGCAGGCAGCCAAGACGGAGCGGGACGATCACGACTACTCCGAGGCCGAGACTCGTGATCTTTTCATCGATGTGCTGCTCAGAGAGGCCGGCTGGCCGCTGGGTCATGCACGCGACCGCGAGTACGAGGTCAGCGGGATGCCGAATGCGGACGGCAAAGGCTTCGTTGACTACGTCCTGTGGGGCGATGACGGCCGCCCATTGGCGGTCGTCGAGGCCAAGCGGACCTCGAAAAGCTCCCAGGTCGGGCAGAACCAAGCCGAGCTGTATGCCTCGCGCCTGGAGGCCGAGTTCCAGCGTCGCCCGGTCATCTTCTTCACCAACGGATACGAGCACTGGATATGGGATGACGCGGCGGGATACCCACCGCGTCAGATTCAGGGCTTCTACACCCGCGAGGAACTGGAACTGATGATCCAGCGTCGGCAGACGCGCCGACCGCTGGCGCATGCCGAGGTCAACGCGGCTATTGCGGGCCGCCCGTATCAGGCGAAGGCCATCAAGGCGATCGGGGCGGCTTTAGACAGCAAGCAGCGCGAGGCCCTGCTCGTGATGGCGACAGGCGCAGGAAAGACCCGCACCGCGATCGCGCTTGTGGAACAACTGATGGCGGCCAACTGGGTCAAGCGCGTCCTCTTTCTCGCGGACCGAACGGCACTGGTGAAGCAGTCAGCGGAGTCGTTCAAGGAGCACCTCCCAGCGGCGACTACGGTCAACCTACTGAATGAGAAGTCCATTGACGGGCGGGTCTATGTCTCGACGTACCCGACGATCATGAACCTCATCAACGAGGTCGACGACCGTGGCCGACGGTTCGGACCGGGATACTTCGACTTGATCGTGATCGACGAGGCGCACCGGTCCGTATACGCGAAGTACGGTGCCATCTTCGAGTACTTCGACGCGTTGCTGGTTGGGCTCACCGCGACGCCGAAGAACGAGGTCGACCACAACACGTACCGGCTCTTTCACCTCGAGGACGGCGTCCCGACGGACGCATACGAGATCAGTGACGCCGTGAAGGACGGCTACCTGGTGCCGCCAAAGGGCGTATCGGTTGGCACCAAGTTTCTGAGGCAGGGAATCAAGTACGACGACCTGAGCCAGGACGAGAAGGACGAGTGGGACACGCTCGAGTGGGGCGAGGACGGGCCACCGCTGGAGGTCGGTGCAGAGGATCTCAACAAGTTCCTGTTCAACGAGGACACCGTCGACAAGGTCCTCGCCACTGTCATGACCGAGGGTTACAAGGTCGACAGCGGCGACCGGCTTGGCAAGACGATCATCTTTGCGAAGAATCAGGCGCACGCCGAGTTCATCCAGAAACGATTCGACATCGGTTGGCCGGAGCACGCAGGGCACTTTGCCCGCACCATCACGAACCGGACACCGTACGCACAGAACCTGATTGATGACTTCGGACAGACGCGCGAGGCGCCGCACATCGCCGTCAGCGTCGACATGCTCGACACCGGCATCGACGTCCCAGACGTTGTGAATCTGGTCTTCTTCAAGACGATCCACTCGAAGACGAAGTTCTGGCAGATGATCGGACGTGGTACGCGGCTCCGGCCCGACCTGTTCGGTCCCGGCGAGGACAAGCAGGACTTCTATGTCTTCGACTTCTGCGGCAACTTTGAGTATTTCAATGAGGATCTTCCTGGGGTCGAGGGTTCGAACCAGAAGTCGCTGATCGAGCGGATCTTCGAAGCAAGGATCGGGCTCGTTGCCGGTCTCGATGCTGCGCAGACCGAACCTGATCTGAGGCGCAAGACAGCGAAGCTCCTCCACGAGTTCGTGGCTGGAATGACTCTCGACAACGTCCTCGTGCGCCCCCACCGCAGGGCCGTCGAGCACTTCGGTGAGTCGAGAGCATGGGAGAGGCTCTCGAAGGAGGATGCGGGGATAGCGCTCGGGCTGGCGGGACTGCCGACCGCGGTCTCGTCCGCAGACGCCGACGTCGATGCGAAGCGTTTTGACCTTTTGATCCTGAGACGTCAGTTGGCGCAGCTTGAAGGTGACCTGGTGGCTGCCGAGAGGCTTCGGGAGACGACTCAGGTCATCGCGGAGGCGCTCCTCTCTAAGGCCTCGATCCCTTCCGTGGCCGAACAGATCAAGTTGCTGGAGCACGTGGCCGGGGAGGAATGGTGGGTCGACGTCACGCTGCCGATGCTCGAGCTCGCCCGGCTGAGGATTCGGGGTCTCGTACGGTTCGTCGACAAGGCGAAGAAGAAGCCGGTCTACTCCGACTTTGAGGACCAACTCGGAGAGGCGAAGGAGATCGTACTTCCGGTCGTCACACCGGGAACGAACTTCGAGCGGTTCCGTGCCAAGGCAGCGGCGTACCTCCGGGATCATGAGGACCATGTCGCTCTGCAGCGGCTTCGACGCAACAAGCAGTTGACGCCTGAGGACCTCGATTCGCTCGAAGATATGCTGCTGGCATCCGGGGTCGGACAGCGCGCCGACATCTTGTTCGCTGCTGAAGAGTCGAATGGGCTGGGACTCTTCATCCGCTCGCTCGTCGGCCTCGATCGGGCTGCGGCGACGGAGGCTTTCGCGGACTACCTGGATGGCTCCAAGTTCGATGTCGATCAAATCCGCTTCGTCGATCTAATCATCGATGAACTCACCGCCAACGGCGTGATGGAACCAGGTCGGCTCTTCGAGCCGCCCTACACCGACCATGCGCCAACAGGACCGGATGTGTTCTTCCCAGACGCTCAGGTGGACGACATCGTCGGCATCCTTCGTGCCGTGAAGAGTCACGCCTCGCCAACAGAAGTGGCTTAGCCGGCAGAAATCGGCCGTTCGATCCCGGCATGATGACGGCCATGACTCAGCGTTCCTCCGTCGCCATCACCCATGCGTACGTCGTCCCGATCTCGGGCGAGCCGATCGAGAACGGCACGGTCGTGATCGAGGACGGTGTGATCACGGCGGTGGGCGCCGACGTCGTCGTGCCCGACGGCATCGACACCGTCGACGCGGCGGGCAAGTGGCTGCTCCCGGGGTTCATCGAGGGACACGGCCACATCGGCACCCACGAGCAGGGCGAGGGCTGGGCCGGGGACGACACCAACGAGATGACCGACCCGGACGGCGCGTCCCTCCGGGCGATCGACGCGATCAACATCGAGGACGAGGGCTTCCGCGACGCCCTCGCCGGCGGGGTGACCACCGCGGTGATCAAGCCCGGGTCCGGCAACCCGATCGGCGGCCAGACGGTCGCGATCAAGACCTGGGGCGGCCGGACCATCGACGAGCAGGTCGTCTCCGACGCGGTCTCGGTCAAGAGCGCCCTCGGCGAGAACCCCAAGCGTGTCTACGGCAATCAGAACAAGACCCCGTCGACCCGGCTCGGCGTCGCCAACATCATCCGGAAGGCCTTCGTCGAGGCCCAGAACTACGCCGCCAAGAAGGCCTCCGCCGAGGAGAAGGGCGAGCCGTTCGACCGCGACCTGGGCAAGGAGACGCTCGCCCGCGTCCTCTCCGGCGAGCTCGCCTGGGACCAGCACACCCACCGCGCCGACGACATCGCCACCGCCATCCGGCTGAGCGAGGAGTTCGGCTACCGCCTCGTGGTCAACCACGGCACCGAGGGCCACCTCCTCGCCGACGTGCTCGCCGAGAAGGACATCCCGGTCATCTACGGCCCCATGTTCGTGAGCCGCTCGAAGGTCGAGGTGCGCAACCGCGCCAACCGCAACATCGCCGCCATGGCCGCCGCCGGCGTGCGGGTGGCGATCACCACCGACCACCCGGTCATCCCGATCAACTTCCTGGTCCACCAGGCCTCCTTCGCCGTACGCGACGGCCTCCCGCGCGACACCGCCCTGGCCGCGATCACCACGAACCCGGCGAGCTTCCTGGGTCTCGACGACCGCGTCGGCGCGATCGCGCCCGGGCTCGACGGTGACGTGGTGATCTGGTCCGGCGACCCGCTCGACACCGACCACCGCGCCGAGCGCGTCTTCATCACCGGGACCGAGGTCTACAGCTGGGACGGCGAGGCCGATGCGGGGCGCGGCGGCGGGAGCACGCGTGAGCGCGCGACGCGGTTCGGGATCTGAGGATGCGCAACGAACCCCGGACGGAGCACGTACTCGAGGTCATGACCCCCACCCAGAACAGCACCGGCACCGACAAGCGCACCCTCCGCCCCGCGGCGTACCTGCTGCCCGTCCTGGCGCTGACGCTGGCCCCGATGATCGCCGGATGTGGCTCCGAGGCGACCGACCCAGGCGCTAACGTGTCTGACGTGCCGACAACGTCTGACCCGACCCCCGCCGAGGATCCGAAGGTCGCCGCCGCGATCGCCGACCTGGCCAAGCGCCAGGGGGTGAAGAGCGAGGAGATCACCGTCGTCTCGAACGACAAGGTGACCTGGCGCGACGCCAGCCTCGGCTGCCCCGAGCCCGGGAAGATGTACGCGATGGTCCTGACCGACGGCGTGCGCGTCGTGCTCGAGGCGGCCGGGAAGACCTACGAGTACCACGGCGGCGAGAGCGGCCCGGTGAGCTTCTGCGAGAACCCGCAGGAGCCGGTCCCCGGTGGGGGAAGCAGTGACGCTCCCCAGTGAGGGTGCCCACGCGGGGCACGGCGACGCCGAGGAGCGGGCAGAAGGCCTGAACAACCGGCTCAACTGGCTGCGTGCGGGCGTCCTCGGAGCCAACGACGGCATCGTCTCCACCGCAGGTGTGGTGATGGGCGTCGCGGGCGCGACCACCGATGACAGCACGATCCTCATCGCCGGCGTCGCCGCCCTGGTGGCCGGCGCGATCAGCATGGCGGCGGGGGAGTACGTCTCCGTCTCGACCCAGCGCGACACCGAGGAGTCGCTGATCGCCAAGGAGCGTCGCGAGCTGCGGGAGATGCCCGAGGAGGAGCTCCACGAGCTCGAGGGCTTCCTGCGCGACCGCGGACTCGAGCCCGACACCGCCGTCGACGTCGCCAAGCAGCTCACCGAGCGCGACGCGCTGCGCGCCCACGCGGCCCTGGAGCTCGGCATCGACGTCGACGACCTCACCTCGCCGTGGGCCGCGGCTGGTGCGTCGATGATCTCGTTCACGCTCGGGGCGCTGCTGCCGCTGCTGGCGATCACGCTCCTCCCCGACGGAGCCCGCATCTGGGCGACGATCCTCACGGTCACCGCCGCGCTCGCCGTCACCGGCTGGACCAGCGCACGCCTCGGCTACGCGCCGCCCGGCCGGGCGGCGCTGCGCAACGTCGCCGGCGGCCTGCTCGCGATGCTGGTCACCTACGTCCTCGGCGACCTCCTCGGCACACAACTCGGGTGACCCGGCCCCTGCCGCCGGGCACAATGGGCATCGATGAATCGAATGTTCGTGGCGGTGATCCCGCCGGAGTCGGTGATCGAGGATCTCGACGAGTTCTTGTCCGTACGCCGCGACGCGGCCGCCTTCCGCTGGTCGGCGCCCGACCAGCTCCACCTGACGCTCGCCTTCGCCGAGCACGTCCCGGACAGGTCCCTCGATGACGCGATCGAGCGGCTGGAGACGGCCGCGGGGCGGCGTACGCCCTTCGAGCTGACCATCACGGGCGGCGGCGCCTTCCCCAACGTGGCCGAGGGCAAGGTCCTCTACGCCGACGTCGAGACCGATGCCGCCGAGGAGCTCGACCGGGTCGCCGCTGGGACCAGGAATGCCCTGGTCAAGGCCGGGGTCGAGGTCGACGGCGGACGGTTCCGACCCCACCTGACGGTCGCCCGGACCGGCACGCCGGTGGAGCTCAGCAACTGGGTGCGGCTGCTCGATGCGTACCGTGGCCCGACCTGGACGGTCTCCTCCTTCGCGCTGGTCCACTCCCGGCTCGGCGAGGACCCGCGGAAGCGTCCGGTCTACGACGTCGTAGCAGAGTTTCCCTTCGGCTGAAGCGGAAGCCCCGGGCGGTAACGGGCAGGATCCGGGGTCGCTACCGTGTGCGGCTCGTTCTGACCTGACCCAGAGGAGAACCGGACATGAGTCGTCGAGTGGGGCGCAACGCCTACACCGGACTTTTCAACGACGTCGTGCTGCTGGCCGCCCGTGTGGTGGTCGGCGGGATCTTCGTCGCGCACGGCTGGCAGAAGTACGACCAGGGCTTCGCCGGCACCGAGCAGTTCCTGGGCGGACTGGGGGTGCCGGAGCCCGCTCTCGCCGCTCAGGTGGCGACGTATGTCGAGCTCGTCGGCGGGGCGCTGCTGGTCGTCGGCCTCGTCGCCCCGATCGCCGGGGTGCTGCTCGCGGGCCAGATGGCCGGCGCGATCTGGTACGCCCACCGCACCACGGAGGTCTTTGTCGACCAGGGCGGCTGGGAGCTCCCCGCCGCGCTCGGCGCCGCCGCTCTCGTGCTCGGCCTGGTCGCCCCCGGCCGGATCACCCTCGACCAGCTCCTCACCTGGCCCTTCAAGGCCGTCGCCGCCAAGCGGCGCGCCCGGAACGCCGAGGCGGCCGAGGCCGAGACCGTCGAGGCCCAGCCGTACGTCGAGGAGAAGGTCACCATCAAGGCCTGACCCTCCGCCTCCCGGCGGGGCGGCTCAGCCCGCGACGCCGTAGAGCCGGTCGCCGGCGTCACCGAGGCCGGGGACGATGTAGCCCTTCTCGTTGAGCTTCTCGTCCATGGCCGCGGTGACGACCCGGACCGGGGCCTCGATGCCGTCGAGGGCCTTCTCCAGGGCGGCGACGCCCTCGGGGGCGGCCAGGAGGGTGACGGCGGTGATGTCGTCGGCGCCGCGCGAGACCAGGAAGTCGATCGCCGCGGCGAGGGTGCCGCCGGTGGCCAGCATCGGGTCGACCACGTAGCACTGCCGCCCGGAGAGATCGGCGGGGAGACGCTCGGCGTACGTCGTCGCCTCCAGCGTCTCCTCGTTGCGGACCATGCCGAGGAAGCCGACCTCGGCGGTCGGCAGCAGTCGGATCATCCCGTCGAGCATCCCGAGACCGGCCCGGAGGATCGGGACGATCAGCGGCTGCGGGTCGGTGAGGCGTACGCCCTGGGTCGGCGCCACCGGGGTCACGATGTCGACCGGAGCGACCCGCACGCCGCGGGTCGCCTCGTAGGCGAGCAGCGTGACGAGCTCATCGGCGAGACGACGGAAAGTCGACGAGTCGGTCTCTTTGTTGCGCAGCGTGGTGAGCTTGTGGGCGACGAGGGGGTGGTCCACAACGAGGGTCTCCATGGGCTGAACCCTACGATCGGTTCGCCCTCCGGTCACCAATTCCCCCTAGACCCGGGGCGGTTTCGGTGTCACTCTGGTCGTGTGTCTGATCAGCTGGAGCAGATCGAGGGTGTTGACTTCGCCGTCGCGATGTATCGCGAGGACGGCGCCTGGGTTGTGCGCGAGCTCGCTCACGACCTGCTGACCGACGTCGAGACTCTGACGCACGCGCTCCACCGCTTCCCAGGCGATGGTGGCGCGATCGCGATGGCGGCGATCGACGAGGACTTCTTCGTGATCGTCCGGGTCACCGGCGCCGCGACCAGGGTGCTGCTCTCCGACGTGACGGCCGCCGACGAGTGGGAGCTGGCGGCGTCGGCTCTCGACGTGCTCGGACTTCCGCTGCCGGAAGAGGTCGAGGACGAGGAGGAGGCCGACCCTGCCGGTGACCTCAGCATCCTCGCCGACTTCGGGATGAGCGCGGTCGACATGGGCATCCTGATCGACGACATGTTCGAGGAAGACCTCTACCCCGACGAGACGCTCTCCGAGATCGCCCGGGCGATCGGCTGCGGCGAGGCCTTCGACGACGCCGTCGGCCTCATGCCGGCGTGACACCTGCCAACCGATGGGAAGCCCCGATGCGGGCAGCCCTGGAGGAGGGCCGTGCTGCCCTGGCGACCGGTGACGTGCCGATCGGCGCGGTCGTGGTCGATCCTTCCGGTGCGGTGATCGGACGCGGGAGGAACGTACGCGAGGCCGAGGCCGACCCGACCGGACATGCCGAGGTGGTGGCGCTGCGTGAGGCGGCCAAGGCGCGGGGCGAGTGGCGGCTGGAGGGCTGCACACTCGTGGTGACCCTGGAGCCGTGCACGATGTGCGCCGGGGCCGCGGTCCTGGCCAGGGTCGAGCGGATCGTCTTCGGCGCCTTCGACGACAAGGCCGGGGCCGTGGGCTCGCTCTGGGACGTCGTACGCGACCGCCGGCTCAACCACCGCCCCGAGGTCGTCGCGGGGCTGTTGGCCGAGGAGCAGCGCGCGTTGCTGGAGGATTTCTTCGGAGCCCAGCGAGGCGCCCCCGATTTCGGCGAAGACCCCCCGAGGTTGTAACTTATTCGGCGGTGACGTGTCCGAGCGGCCGATGGTGCAACACTCGAAATGTTGTGTAGGGAGACCTACCGTGGGTTCAAATCCCACCGTCACCGCCAGTCAGACAAGGGCGCTTGACCTGCGACAACGCAGATCAAGCGCCCTTGCTGCGTTTCGGAGCATCCAGCCGAGCCAGAGGCGGGCCGGGTCGGCCACTTGAAACGTTTGCGGCTCACCGCGGCTCGGCGCCCCCTATAGTCCGGACGGACATCCTGCCCGCGACCCCCACTGGAGCTCCGGCGTGCCCCTGTTTCCCTTCCCCCGCGCGGTCGTGTCGATGGTCGCGATGGTGGCGATCTTCCTGGGCGGGTGGGCGGTCCAGCAGACCCCGGGCAACCTCGCCGACATGGTCCGGTCGCCGTTCACCTGGGTGGCGCTGATGTTCCTGGGGATCGGGATCGCGACCGAACTGCCGGTCTCCCGTCACCAGCGCTGGGGCCGCGCACTCGTCACGGTCCTCGACCAGGCGGGGGAGCCGGCCGGCTACGGGTTCGTCGTCTCGCCGAAGCGGATCCTGACCACCCGGCGGGTGGCCGAGGCCGCGGTCGGCGCCGGCGACCTCGACCGCGACACGATCCGGGTGCGGTTCCCGCACGT from Nocardioides luteus includes:
- a CDS encoding restriction endonuclease subunit S, producing MGFPPRLQGRTAGDYPMAKVGDISRAGRSGAGALVNADHFVDESDLTTLKAKPIPAGAVLFAKIGEAIRQNHRVIAGRPLLVDNNAMAAIPRSSELDARYLYRFLQSVDFYGLASSTTVPSLRKSDLVRVAIPLPSLDEQRRIATILDQADAIRIKRRQVLTHLDTLTQSTFHDMFAGHEEEMAPLADLAVVTSGITKGRRTAEPTFPTPYLAVSNVQAGHLKMDVVKEIEATTAEIDRYALKDGDLVLTEGGDPDKLGRGTVWRSELPLCLHQNHVFRVRSRSVEPDYLAAFMASRSARSYFLRAAKQTTGIASINMTQLKALPVLVPSGSDQSAFVERMKGVESQRVAMKRAIAANDELFASLQARAFNGSL
- a CDS encoding restriction endonuclease, whose product is MTDVNPTELGIPQWWQFMYPLLQVTSDGSDWARRDLYPAVVERAGVPDDLRKLQHKSGKYIAEHRASWAKSGLVRARLLLAVRRGLFRITDAGREFLSAHPDGFTLADVKALPAWAEYEPERRQSSQSADAPGGERSSAERAPDELLDPVEQIEDGIARIEAEVAAELLMRLHANAPAFFEQAVLDLIVAMGYGGADGTATRTQLSNDNGIDGIVDQDALGLSRVYIQAKRYALDASVGRPDIQGFVGALHGAQANQGVFITTGRFSTGAKVYADSVATRVVLIDGARLARLMIRYGVGVQVKRTVHIVEIDEDFFE
- a CDS encoding PIN domain-containing protein, with translation MHFPAFLDTCVLYPIVLTDTLLRIAEQSVFRPHWSADVMTELERNLVKVPSVSKSLAESRVNAMNRAFPDAMVTGYEDLVSGMECDEKDRHVMAAAIASDCQIVVTYNLKDFPKPAMEKHQLEAVHPDAFLVDQLDLYPEEVVHALWRQSAESARPHLTPLRLIASLEKLQLSDFAAELRRRWPNLASGRW
- a CDS encoding helix-turn-helix domain-containing protein, whose product is MARSAASTDARTYLAVDADEAVYRAFAEALARPTHAGPCLVAEDGTEVPLPQELHDVLLQVAQALQAGMGVNVAPLNASLTTQEAADYLGVSRPTLVRLLDAGEIPMSRPNRHRYVRLVDLIEYAERVRQTRASTLDEMAKEADEAGLYDVLDAPPPPMR
- a CDS encoding DEAD/DEAH box helicase family protein, with the protein product MSNFAFIKAEWPAIHADCALAESYLADDPRSACFYGRRAAEVLVAHLYDVLALPRPYRDDLSARINDAGFKAVAGVGIAQKLNLIRKVGNTAVHGAKPIARRDAEGVLRELFHVVVWAAFNYSTSPSAVPTRSQFDPKLATKANPLSHAEVVKLAAKFKAQDEDLAKALAEKDELAAAKDAELAELRKRLAEAQAAKTERDDHDYSEAETRDLFIDVLLREAGWPLGHARDREYEVSGMPNADGKGFVDYVLWGDDGRPLAVVEAKRTSKSSQVGQNQAELYASRLEAEFQRRPVIFFTNGYEHWIWDDAAGYPPRQIQGFYTREELELMIQRRQTRRPLAHAEVNAAIAGRPYQAKAIKAIGAALDSKQREALLVMATGAGKTRTAIALVEQLMAANWVKRVLFLADRTALVKQSAESFKEHLPAATTVNLLNEKSIDGRVYVSTYPTIMNLINEVDDRGRRFGPGYFDLIVIDEAHRSVYAKYGAIFEYFDALLVGLTATPKNEVDHNTYRLFHLEDGVPTDAYEISDAVKDGYLVPPKGVSVGTKFLRQGIKYDDLSQDEKDEWDTLEWGEDGPPLEVGAEDLNKFLFNEDTVDKVLATVMTEGYKVDSGDRLGKTIIFAKNQAHAEFIQKRFDIGWPEHAGHFARTITNRTPYAQNLIDDFGQTREAPHIAVSVDMLDTGIDVPDVVNLVFFKTIHSKTKFWQMIGRGTRLRPDLFGPGEDKQDFYVFDFCGNFEYFNEDLPGVEGSNQKSLIERIFEARIGLVAGLDAAQTEPDLRRKTAKLLHEFVAGMTLDNVLVRPHRRAVEHFGESRAWERLSKEDAGIALGLAGLPTAVSSADADVDAKRFDLLILRRQLAQLEGDLVAAERLRETTQVIAEALLSKASIPSVAEQIKLLEHVAGEEWWVDVTLPMLELARLRIRGLVRFVDKAKKKPVYSDFEDQLGEAKEIVLPVVTPGTNFERFRAKAAAYLRDHEDHVALQRLRRNKQLTPEDLDSLEDMLLASGVGQRADILFAAEESNGLGLFIRSLVGLDRAAATEAFADYLDGSKFDVDQIRFVDLIIDELTANGVMEPGRLFEPPYTDHAPTGPDVFFPDAQVDDIVGILRAVKSHASPTEVA
- a CDS encoding amidohydrolase, which gives rise to MTQRSSVAITHAYVVPISGEPIENGTVVIEDGVITAVGADVVVPDGIDTVDAAGKWLLPGFIEGHGHIGTHEQGEGWAGDDTNEMTDPDGASLRAIDAINIEDEGFRDALAGGVTTAVIKPGSGNPIGGQTVAIKTWGGRTIDEQVVSDAVSVKSALGENPKRVYGNQNKTPSTRLGVANIIRKAFVEAQNYAAKKASAEEKGEPFDRDLGKETLARVLSGELAWDQHTHRADDIATAIRLSEEFGYRLVVNHGTEGHLLADVLAEKDIPVIYGPMFVSRSKVEVRNRANRNIAAMAAAGVRVAITTDHPVIPINFLVHQASFAVRDGLPRDTALAAITTNPASFLGLDDRVGAIAPGLDGDVVIWSGDPLDTDHRAERVFITGTEVYSWDGEADAGRGGGSTRERATRFGI
- a CDS encoding VIT1/CCC1 transporter family protein, with the translated sequence MTLPSEGAHAGHGDAEERAEGLNNRLNWLRAGVLGANDGIVSTAGVVMGVAGATTDDSTILIAGVAALVAGAISMAAGEYVSVSTQRDTEESLIAKERRELREMPEEELHELEGFLRDRGLEPDTAVDVAKQLTERDALRAHAALELGIDVDDLTSPWAAAGASMISFTLGALLPLLAITLLPDGARIWATILTVTAALAVTGWTSARLGYAPPGRAALRNVAGGLLAMLVTYVLGDLLGTQLG